The Phaseolus vulgaris cultivar G19833 chromosome 10, P. vulgaris v2.0, whole genome shotgun sequence DNA window taagaAGCCTATTAATGAAGATAAAACATGGTTGTGATAATGTGATGGAACTTACTTATGAACAACTAGAGATATGCTGCTCAACAAAAAGGTGAGTGTGACCAGGATCCACCCAAAGAAAAGCAAGCTGCAATATATATTTggaaagaattaaaaaaatcacaaaaaataaagaattaattcaagaaaaagaaagaaagaaatggaACTAAGTCACCTACATATAAATGATTACTTTCCAGCCAAAAAAAGAGATCACTGCAATgataatgaaaacaaaatataataagtGAAATGCAGTTTTTCTTCAAAGGAAATGATCTTGCAGGACTTTACATACTTACTGAAGCCAATCGCTGCCAAAATAAGCATCATAGAGCCAACAATGATCAGACTCTCCCTTCTGGAATTTACAGACATTGGTTCAGTAAGATGAATCCAATTCCTTAACCCATGcttcacaagaaaaaaaaaatgctagcaacatacttaattatttattaaaaatataaaattagaaaaaacttGTTACCTAAAAGATGAAACCcacaaaaaaatatacattttggtatttttttttatcagcaaagaataaaatgaataaaaaaaaatacttcagaGATATCTCAACCCGTATACAAATACCAAGAGATCCTCACCCAATAGGTTTAGACTTCTTAAACATTTCTTAAATTTTGATAAGTTATAATGAATAGTAGAGAATGTATTGCTAGCTTTTTTCCTACAAGTAAACTAGGACTCATTCacatagtattttttttatcaacaaaaaagaataaataaatatgaatcaattTAGAGGTGGTCTAACCCTATTACAAATCAAACCGAACAATCAACTACTTTACTCAACCAAACTTAAACTAATAAACAGAGAAACATAATAACACCACATAATCGTCATACTCAAACTATAAAAGCCTGCAAAGTAAAGGGTTTTTAATCATAAACAAACAAGTGTCTCACATTGCATTCAGGAGTTCCATTGAGATTCTTGCAGTTTCCTCTGCTTGGCTCTTAATAATATCAGTTTGATTGGAGAAATCTTCAGCCATTTCAATGCCTTGCTTGATATCATCTGGAAGAGTAAAACTAGATACTTGTAAGTTCTTGGCCGCTGCAAGATTGGTTATCACGCTTTGAACAATATCAACAACTGTATTTGCTCTTATGACCAAAGTATCTGATACATCATTTGCAGTATTCTGGAATCTCTCCAGTCCAATGTAAAGGAAAACCCCTCCAATTCTGCAATGTGGAAGTGAACACTCACATGGACTCCAAcatgtttttcaaaaaatatgtGAAGGGATTAAAGAGACCTACATTGTCATGATTAAGAAGAGCACGATGAAGATGAGTGATACTACATAAGTCTTTCGAGAGTAATCAGTCCTACGTTTTTTCTTGCAGCAGCCACAACAATGCAAGCAAGCTATAAGGGTGAAGGAAATTGCCACAATGAAACACCAGAAGGCAGCAATGGCAACCGGAGGAATACCAGAAAAAGCAAGAGACTACACTTCAACCAAAATATTATAAGCATAAgggaaaacaaaatattataacatgCAAAATTTATGTTACTAGTGTTCATTTGACATTGAGTTGTCTAAGGTAATATCTGTCAGAGTACGTAAATTGATGAAGATGATTATAAACTTTGATAGATATTACATTCCATTTTACTACTATGTGTGATTAGGAGTGAGTTCGGTAAACCTTCTTACTTCTGTTTCATATTTCATGTTCAATTTGCTTGATGTGTCTACGTCTCTTAATCTCGTTATGAGAAATATTTGGATTGTGGTGGTTTGTGAGATTTGAAGACATAGGATTAATTGTAGTTTTAAAGGTGGAGTGATTGATCACTTTGAATCTTTTCTTGGCAcaattaaaggtttggtcttggatttcaGCTAAAGTTTCTTCAGTGGGCTTTTCCTTCTCTGCTTGGTGCCTAGAACCTCTGGTATGTATGCATTCGATTAAAAGTTATTGTTGATTTATAGGTTGGTCGGACTGGTCCTTGGTGTCTTTGAAGGGTGATAGCTTTTGTGGTGGCATTCAATGATAGGTTTTTAGCTGGTGTTGTTTGTGTAGGTAATTGGTGTCAAAATTGTGGGTTTTTGTTTTGCTTGGAGTGAAAAGTCTTTATTCCTTTGTTCTATATAAGGTTGGTCCACCTCTGAAATGagtgacatttttttttgtcaataaaaaaagCCTATATATATCCTACAACTCATAAATATTCATTAACTATTATATAGGTTATGTATTGCTAAAGAGCTCAAGAACCTTTTGTTGTATTCAAACTCTTGAACAAATTAACTATTTAGTGTTATATTAGGGGAGAGTAGTGTATTTGGGTAGGAAGATGCTTAATATTACAATGCAAAAAATTCATCATGGGTTGTCAAAAACATTAGGGTAAAAATGAGGATGCATGTGGGAAGAAAAACAAGAGGTTCACACCATAAAATAATGTCCATTGGTAAGATCCCATCCCTCGTCGTAGTAATTGAAATCCCTACTTGGGTCAATTCTGTGTGTTCTCGTCGCTGCTAATGGTATTCTTGAGTTATTCGCAGGTGCAGATTCATTCTTGATTCCTGTGATAAACAAAACATTTCCCATATCAACCATGGCCATCGTTTAAAAGCAGCTAGAAAGTAATACAAGAGGAAGGAGAAAGTTAATATCCTAAGTATGTGAATAACCAtctttttatcagcaataaacaatatatacatATGGATCATTTCAAGATGATCTAACCCATATACAAAGAAACATAGACACCCCAACAACACAACAACTTCCTGACAACTACTAAAAAACGAACCCTGCTCAAAACAATTGCCAACAACAAGCTATAGCGAAGAAAGACAAATCAAAGAATCAAGATACCAAtcgaaaaatgaaaaacaagcaAAGGGGAATTTAGAAGTGATCCAAGACCAAAACGTAATATCAAAACCATGGGAAAATACAATATCAAAACCCTTTTTAGAAGCTAATATTAGTGAGTGAAATGTTAAAGAAAGTGAACCTTTTGGGGACCCGGAATCTTCCGCATGGCATGGAGAAAACAAGATCCATGAAACAACAAGAATTGGAATGAGACGAATCATTGtcttaatttcaaaattatggtGAAATAATAGTAGCTTCCCAATCACAACATTGATGGTGCAATTGTGATTGGGATGCTCATATACAAATATGAGCTTAATTAAGTTGGTTGGGTTTATGACAATTTAGGAGGCTATCTATTCAAATGATTCATGCATGAAGTTAAAGATGTTTGTTTCCCAATAGGGAACAGGGAAAAGGAAATTGTGTTTGGAAAaatggagaaagaaaagaagaagaaaaccttaAGCCAAACAACAAAAACTATAGTTAGATATCATGCATAATTTGTTAACGTTTGAATTTAGTAAATGACAATATTGAATCCATCACATGCGGTGTTTGGTTACTATATCAGGTTAGAAATCTAATCGTATTACTAATATGGGAGGCACAATCATTTGACTTAAATAGAAAACTCTGTTGAGAaaggtaaaattaattattCGGGATCTCGATTTTCAATCTTTAAATCCCTAAATTCTCTCTAACAGAGAATTTATCAGTGTGTTTtaatcaaaaaatttatttatcatttttaatatattacactatttatttttaataaaatattttaaatctaaacaaaaaaaaagtgaataatttaactcaaaactttacttaaaatatttttttcttctaaatatatatatatatatatatatataacaattttatttggataaaccataaatatcattttatcacttctagaattttctttATTAAGAGTTGACACTTtcctaaatttaatttatttcttattgataaaaaaacttCTAGAATTTTTCATATCTCCTAAAATGTTTTCtataaattttctataaaaagtaACTAGAGTTTcttcatacatatatataaatatttataggatttcaaaaaaaattatcaaatattcgtaataaattttttacgaaatatgaaatattcgtaattaaaattttacaaatatGAAATGTTCTAATAGTGTAGTGATAAAGAGttcttttgaatatttttttttaattttaattgtattGATGGGTTAATATTAATTAGTGTGACGTATATGCTTTAAATAAAGTATTTGTTTGAACTTTCGTTTCTG harbors:
- the LOC137819273 gene encoding uncharacterized protein → MIRLIPILVVSWILFSPCHAEDSGSPKGIKNESAPANNSRIPLAATRTHRIDPSRDFNYYDEGWDLTNGHYFMSLAFSGIPPVAIAAFWCFIVAISFTLIACLHCCGCCKKKRRTDYSRKTYVVSLIFIVLFLIMTIIGGVFLYIGLERFQNTANDVSDTLVIRANTVVDIVQSVITNLAAAKNLQVSSFTLPDDIKQGIEMAEDFSNQTDIIKSQAEETARISMELLNAIRESLIIVGSMMLILAAIGFMISFFGWKVIIYILLFFGWILVTLTFLLSSISLVVHNGVADTCVAIDEWVEHPRSESAISKLLPCMDEATTQKTLDISKNTSFLVVNLVNTFVNNVANKDMPPTQADRDLYYNQSGPPLPLICNPFFPNMSERPCDALEISLRGAPTAYESFLCNTSPSGLCITMGRLTPSLYSKVMVATNLSDALHRHGPLLARLVDCSFVIETFDDINKEDCPSFKRNSHQIFIGLLLVSTAVMFSVILWVVFVKERRLQMSAKKLRKTLDVDSQDQEKD